The following coding sequences lie in one Glycine max cultivar Williams 82 chromosome 19, Glycine_max_v4.0, whole genome shotgun sequence genomic window:
- the LOC100808406 gene encoding uncharacterized protein — MDRSWMNASCITEQYEHGVEEFLQFAQSKAQPMWGKYFYPCVKCGNGKRQIVDDIRTRLICEGIIRSYTKWIWHGESPDTADMSQAEERNAEIGNPIEEMIRDLGQEGFQQAHIALYDNIEIDSKKPLYSGCTSFTKLSAVLALVNLKARFGWSHKSFSELLMLLKNILPADNVLPKNHYEAKKILCPVGMQYEKIHACCNDCILYRDEFAELDYYPVCGVSKYRLKNGDSSVHPIAGNSRPAKVCWYLPIIPRLKRLFANGEDAKNLTWHADTRKSDGLLRHPADSPQWKAIDHLYPDFGAEPRNLRLGLATDGMNPYGNLSTNHSSWPILLFIYNLPPWLCMKRKYVMLSMMIPGPRQPGNDIDVYLRPLIDDLRKLWEERVHVWDANL; from the coding sequence atggatcgaagttggatgaatgcatCATGTATAACTGAACAGTACGAGCATGGTGTTGAAGAGTTTTTGCAATTTGCTCAAAGTAAAGCGCAACCTATGTggggaaaatatttttatccatgTGTCAAGTGTGGAAATGGGAAGCGCCAAATAGTTGATGACATAAGGACTCGTCTTATTTGTGAGGGAATAATTCGTAGCTACacaaaatggatatggcatggggaaTCCCCCGATACAGCTGACATGTCACAGGCTGAGGAGCGTAATGCAGAAATTGGAAATCCTATAGAAGAAATGATTCGCGATCTTGGGCAAGAGGGGTTTCAACAAGCACATATAGCCTTGTATGACAACATAGAAATTGATTCGAAAAAGCCTTTGTATTCCGGCTGCACATCTTTCACAAAGTTGTCTGCTGTGTTAGCTCTGGTTAACTTGAAGGCACGATTTGGGTGGAGTCACAAGAGTTTCAGTGAGCTGCTGATGTTGTTGAAAAACATTCTTCCTGCAGATAACGTTTTGCCAAAGAATCACTACGAAGCAAAGAAGATTTTATGTCCAGTTGGGATGCAGTACGAAAAAATTCATGCCTGTTGTAACGACTGCATTTTGTACAGAGATGAATTTGCTGAACTTGATTACTACCCTGTGTGTGGGGTATCAAAGTACAGATTGAAGAACGGGGATTCTAGTGTACATCCAATTGCTGGCAACTCGCGTCCAGCAAAGGTGTGTTGGTATCTcccaataataccaaggttgAAGCGGTTGTTTGCTAATGGCGAAGATGCAAAAAACCTGACATGGCATGCAGATACCAGAAAATCAGATGGATTGCTACGACATCCTGCGGATAGTCCGCAATGGAAGGCAATTGATCATCTGTATCCTGACTTTGGGGCCGAGCCTAGAAATTTAAGGCTTGGCCTTGCAACGGACGGAATGAACCCATATGGAAACTTAAGCACTAACCATAGCTCGTGGCCCATTTTGTTGTTCATTTATAATCTCCCTCcgtggttgtgcatgaagcgaaagtaTGTAATGCTGAGTATGATGATACCTGGTCCAAGACAGCCAGGTAATGATATTGACGTATATCTAAGACCCTTAATTGACGATTTGCGGAAATTGTGGGAAGAAAGGGTTCATGTATGGGACGCAAATCTGTAG